A part of Paenibacillus sp. genomic DNA contains:
- a CDS encoding sialate O-acetylesterase, with amino-acid sequence MNSFRLANIFSDHMVLQRDKPIKIWGESADNQTIFVKINFTEVTAEVKDGKWAVELPPMAACESCELRVSSSNPVDQEIIVHNVAIGEVWVAGGQSNMEFDLKSDIESDESIRLADNPFIRFYDCPKTSYEGHEHEEDFSEFGFWRPCDAKHAPYFSAVGFYFAKKIYELQQVPVGIIGCTWGGSSASAWMDEKYLAEDQQLSVYLHEYEEAVKDLDIEEYELKLRQRQSRMNSPEVMAFIENMRAGRLTAEQLSELAALRSQGQTLPPIGPKYFNRPAGLYHHMVEKISGFTARGIIWYQGESDEKKAELYGKLFTALIQCWREAWQDELPFLFVQLAPYGSWAGATGENFPAVREQQELVSKTVPNAYMASIMDAGMEFDIHPKRKRPVGERLALLARNKVYGENLISEAPEVERASRDAGTITITFKNVGNGFVLIGEQINGIKVFIDNEELVEFKSEAKNNTLTIESERMQDSEKIEVKFAWTAYVEVNLYSSAGLPLKPFKLIL; translated from the coding sequence ATGAACTCATTCCGTTTAGCCAATATTTTTTCGGACCACATGGTGCTGCAAAGGGACAAACCGATCAAGATCTGGGGAGAAAGTGCGGACAATCAAACGATTTTCGTAAAAATCAACTTCACTGAAGTAACGGCAGAAGTCAAGGATGGCAAATGGGCAGTGGAATTGCCGCCTATGGCCGCCTGTGAAAGCTGCGAACTTCGAGTTAGCTCCAGTAACCCGGTTGACCAAGAAATTATTGTTCATAATGTTGCGATCGGAGAGGTCTGGGTTGCCGGAGGACAATCCAATATGGAATTTGATTTGAAATCCGATATCGAAAGCGATGAATCGATCCGCTTAGCCGACAATCCGTTTATCAGGTTTTATGACTGCCCTAAAACGAGTTATGAAGGTCACGAGCACGAAGAAGATTTCAGTGAGTTTGGATTTTGGAGACCCTGCGACGCGAAGCATGCTCCTTATTTTTCGGCAGTAGGCTTTTATTTTGCGAAGAAGATCTATGAATTGCAACAAGTGCCCGTCGGCATTATCGGTTGTACTTGGGGAGGTTCCTCGGCATCTGCATGGATGGATGAAAAGTATTTGGCCGAAGACCAGCAGCTCAGCGTTTATTTGCATGAGTATGAAGAAGCCGTTAAGGATTTAGATATAGAAGAGTACGAACTGAAGTTACGACAAAGGCAATCGCGAATGAACTCTCCCGAAGTAATGGCATTTATAGAAAATATGCGAGCAGGGAGACTTACTGCAGAGCAGCTGAGCGAGTTGGCTGCCTTGAGGTCGCAAGGGCAGACATTGCCGCCTATTGGGCCCAAATATTTTAATCGGCCGGCTGGATTATACCATCATATGGTTGAGAAAATATCTGGCTTCACCGCGAGGGGGATCATTTGGTACCAAGGGGAATCTGATGAGAAGAAAGCAGAACTGTATGGCAAGCTGTTTACAGCATTAATTCAATGCTGGAGAGAGGCTTGGCAAGACGAACTGCCGTTCTTGTTTGTCCAGTTGGCGCCATACGGGTCTTGGGCCGGGGCGACCGGAGAGAACTTCCCAGCAGTTCGCGAGCAGCAAGAGTTGGTATCCAAAACCGTTCCGAATGCTTATATGGCAAGTATTATGGATGCGGGGATGGAGTTCGACATTCACCCGAAAAGAAAGCGCCCCGTTGGCGAACGTTTGGCGTTATTGGCCAGAAATAAGGTGTATGGCGAGAATTTGATAAGCGAAGCGCCGGAAGTGGAACGTGCTTCACGTGATGCAGGAACAATAACCATAACCTTTAAGAATGTTGGAAATGGGTTTGTGCTGATCGGCGAACAAATAAACGGCATTAAAGTTTTTATTGATAACGAGGAACTCGTAGAATTTAAAAGCGAAGCAAAAAATAATACCCTTACAATTGAGAGCGAACGAATGCAAGATAGCGAAAAAATTGAAGTAAAGTTTGCGTGGACGGCTTATGTAGAAGTAAACCTGTACAGCAGTGCAGGTCTTCCTTTGAAACCATTTAAACTAATCCTTTAA
- a CDS encoding alpha-N-arabinofuranosidase, which produces MKKTYNPFLPLHEYIADGEPHVFGDRIYLYGSHDKEGGDQYCEVGDYVGYSAPITDLSDWRYEGVIHSIESDHPAYGTGALMTAPDVVRGNDGRYYLYYHMAGGTEEVYHPIYVAVCDEPAGKYEYYGYVRNPDGTPFKRFVLGDPALINDNGVIRFYYGSSLSSRAAEAHGHQPEQPKQEIPPEVVKESLVAAQMMLYRKSREEILSEEDGIVMGAVVATLADDMLTIASEPVRIIPGEFTAKGTSFEGHAFYEASSIRKINDLYYFIYSSQLSHELCYAVSAYPDKDFVYRGTIISIGDVGYQGRREEDRLNMTANTHGSIECINGQWYVFYHRQTHNSTYSRQACAEPITILPDGSIPQVEMTSCGLNGGPLPTEGEYSAAIACNLTNGAMPHITNRKSPFDIPFITHEGDQRYVTNVKQGTLIGFKYFTFDGPIVLKVVTRGSGRGKFSVSTGAGEAGFIRLAGSDTWGESEVVLDVRGTLPLYFTYHGEDAIEFLSFRFEAVGQFGELK; this is translated from the coding sequence ATGAAAAAAACGTATAATCCCTTTTTACCATTGCATGAGTATATCGCAGACGGCGAACCTCATGTATTCGGAGATCGCATCTATTTATACGGTTCCCATGATAAGGAAGGCGGAGATCAGTACTGTGAGGTTGGCGATTACGTCGGCTACTCCGCGCCTATTACTGATTTGAGCGATTGGCGTTATGAGGGAGTGATTCACTCGATTGAGTCCGATCACCCTGCATACGGTACGGGAGCGCTCATGACCGCGCCGGATGTCGTGCGCGGCAATGATGGACGCTATTATCTCTATTACCATATGGCCGGAGGCACGGAAGAAGTTTATCATCCCATTTATGTCGCGGTTTGCGACGAGCCAGCCGGCAAATATGAGTATTATGGGTACGTGCGGAATCCGGACGGTACGCCATTTAAACGGTTTGTGCTAGGTGATCCGGCTTTGATAAATGATAACGGCGTAATCCGCTTTTATTACGGCTCGTCCTTGTCCTCGCGAGCGGCCGAGGCCCACGGACATCAACCAGAACAGCCTAAACAGGAAATTCCGCCTGAAGTGGTGAAGGAGAGCTTGGTCGCAGCCCAAATGATGCTGTACCGTAAAAGCAGGGAAGAGATTTTAAGCGAGGAAGACGGAATCGTCATGGGAGCGGTTGTCGCTACCTTAGCCGATGACATGCTTACTATAGCCTCTGAGCCTGTCCGAATTATTCCTGGCGAGTTCACGGCGAAGGGCACAAGCTTCGAGGGACATGCTTTCTATGAAGCCAGCTCGATTCGTAAGATCAACGATCTGTATTACTTTATTTATTCATCGCAGTTGAGCCACGAGCTTTGCTACGCGGTAAGCGCGTATCCAGATAAAGATTTTGTCTACCGCGGCACGATTATTTCGATCGGAGACGTTGGATACCAAGGGCGGAGAGAAGAAGATCGGCTCAATATGACCGCCAATACGCACGGCAGTATCGAGTGCATCAACGGACAATGGTACGTGTTCTATCACCGGCAAACTCACAATTCAACCTATAGCCGGCAGGCATGCGCGGAGCCCATTACGATTCTCCCGGACGGCAGCATCCCTCAAGTCGAGATGACGTCTTGCGGGCTTAACGGAGGACCGCTTCCGACGGAAGGCGAATATTCCGCGGCCATCGCGTGCAATCTGACGAACGGGGCAATGCCGCATATTACGAACCGCAAATCGCCCTTTGATATTCCGTTCATCACCCATGAAGGAGACCAGAGATATGTCACAAACGTCAAGCAAGGAACGCTGATCGGATTCAAATATTTCACGTTTGACGGCCCGATTGTGTTAAAAGTGGTGACCCGGGGATCAGGCCGCGGAAAGTTTTCGGTATCCACGGGCGCAGGGGAAGCAGGCTTCATTCGGCTCGCCGGCTCAGACACTTGGGGCGAAAGCGAAGTCGTACTGGATGTACGGGGCACACTGCCGCTTTATTTTACGTATCATGGCGAAGATGCGATCGAGTTTCTGTCTTTCCGGTTTGAGGCTGTAGGTCAATTTGGCGAATTGAAATAG
- a CDS encoding SDR family oxidoreductase, producing the protein MTDRAITGAAAGLGKQNAIGFAREGAKLAICDIQEERVKETARLCEAEGAEVLVTYTNLKEQDQIKCFVNQIQDKFGRVDVLINGATSSNYLVPFIEQTIEDLDHSLKTQAYATWTMMQLCFPLMKDQGGSIINFISNAVHGIEGFASYSAAKGAVGAITRTVAKEWGQYNIRVNNVSPIALTDSAMNDYTKEILEVIKTQVAKNSPFKRVGDPEKDILPVILFLASEESRWITGQDLRVEGGVDIHW; encoded by the coding sequence ATCACCGATAGGGCGATAACTGGTGCCGCAGCCGGTCTAGGGAAACAAAATGCGATCGGTTTTGCAAGAGAAGGAGCGAAACTTGCAATCTGTGATATCCAAGAAGAAAGGGTCAAAGAAACTGCAAGGCTATGCGAGGCAGAAGGAGCGGAAGTTTTAGTAACCTATACAAACTTAAAAGAACAAGATCAAATAAAGTGCTTCGTGAATCAAATACAAGATAAATTTGGTCGGGTAGATGTATTAATTAATGGAGCTACATCTTCTAATTATTTGGTGCCGTTTATCGAGCAAACGATTGAAGATTTGGACCATTCTTTAAAAACACAAGCCTATGCAACATGGACAATGATGCAATTATGTTTCCCTTTAATGAAGGATCAGGGTGGTTCAATCATCAATTTTATTAGCAATGCTGTACATGGTATAGAGGGATTTGCCTCTTATTCAGCTGCAAAAGGTGCTGTAGGAGCAATTACGCGTACAGTCGCTAAAGAATGGGGGCAATATAATATCCGAGTAAATAATGTAAGCCCCATCGCTTTAACGGATTCAGCAATGAATGATTATACCAAAGAAATCCTTGAAGTCATTAAGACACAAGTGGCAAAAAATAGTCCTTTCAAAAGAGTCGGTGACCCGGAGAAAGATATTTTGCCAGTCATTCTATTCCTGGCTTCGGAGGAAAGTAGATGGATTACCGGGCAAGATTTACGTGTGGAAGGCGGTGTGGATATTCACTGGTAA
- a CDS encoding alpha/beta hydrolase → MSTQKSFHLMDPDLKKHIDLFPVGVVLTKEMLPFIREQTKAQMKPVPEELPVVVTETFIPGPPDAPDVRVILIQPKERSAPSPGYLDIHGGGMILGTADAGNYENAMLCAELGCTVVSVDYRLAPETPSPGPIEDCYAALRWMHANALELGIDRDKIAIGGGSAGGGLAASLALLARDRGEVNILFQRLQFPMLDDRTCIADSNPYNGEYVWTRECNTLGWKSLLGHDPGAEGVSPYAAPARAEDLTGLPATFISVGAIDLFAEECIEYAKRLIRAGVPTELHVYPGAPHGFHFVEDARVTIAEKRDVLEALRRAFYG, encoded by the coding sequence ATGAGTACTCAGAAGAGTTTCCATTTGATGGACCCCGATTTAAAGAAGCATATCGACCTTTTCCCTGTTGGTGTCGTGTTGACGAAAGAGATGCTTCCGTTTATTCGTGAACAAACGAAGGCGCAGATGAAACCTGTACCTGAAGAACTTCCTGTCGTCGTAACCGAAACGTTCATACCTGGTCCTCCGGATGCCCCGGATGTTCGCGTCATTCTCATTCAACCCAAAGAGAGATCTGCTCCAAGCCCAGGGTACTTAGATATTCACGGCGGCGGCATGATATTGGGTACGGCCGATGCCGGCAATTACGAGAATGCAATGCTGTGTGCAGAACTGGGATGTACCGTCGTATCGGTTGACTACCGATTGGCGCCCGAGACGCCTTCCCCCGGACCGATCGAGGATTGTTACGCTGCGCTAAGATGGATGCATGCGAACGCCTTGGAGTTAGGAATCGATAGAGATAAGATCGCGATCGGCGGGGGAAGCGCCGGAGGCGGACTTGCAGCCTCTCTAGCCCTATTGGCACGCGATCGCGGCGAAGTAAATATTTTATTCCAACGCCTTCAGTTCCCGATGCTAGACGACAGGACCTGCATAGCCGACTCGAATCCTTATAACGGCGAATATGTCTGGACGCGTGAATGTAATACCCTTGGCTGGAAATCCCTTCTCGGGCATGATCCGGGTGCGGAAGGCGTCTCGCCTTATGCGGCTCCGGCGCGTGCAGAAGATTTAACAGGCTTGCCGGCGACCTTCATCAGCGTCGGGGCGATTGATTTGTTCGCCGAAGAATGCATCGAATATGCCAAGCGATTAATTCGGGCTGGCGTGCCCACGGAATTGCATGTGTACCCCGGCGCTCCTCACGGCTTTCATTTCGTTGAAGATGCGAGGGTTACGATTGCGGAGAAGCGAGATGTTCTGGAAGCGCTGCGTCGCGCCTTTTATGGATAA
- a CDS encoding family 43 glycosylhydrolase — translation MKPTKTKQVYNPFLPLNEYIPDGEPHVFGDRIYLFGSHDKEGGDEYCELGDYVGYSAPVTDLSDWRYEGVIYTAKQDPGATEKSKLYAPDVVQGNDGRYYLYYNLSGDVGFHSPISVAVCDTPAGAYEYYGYVRNPDGSPFKRHILHDPALINDNGTIRLYYGYSLSSKLAKASGHESAQAQQHEAQPAAFSQESMVSALMMVFHKSREEIESEPDGIMGANVVTLADDMLTVTSGPVRIIPGEFTAQGTSFEGHAFYEASSIRKIGELYYFIYSSQQSHELCYAVSKYPDQGFTYGGTIISNGDVGYSGRKEEDRLNMTANDHGSIENINGQWYVFHHRHTHSSTFSRQACAEPIEILPDGSIPQVEMTSCGLNGGPLIAKGEYSAVIACNVANGAMPHITNRRIDSDIPFITHGEGQRYITNVKENTRIGFKYFAFEGPTVLKVVTRGNGNGSFIVSTDEKDIGVIPLSSSETWCDSSAVIDVRGTAGLYFTYSGSGVFEFISFAFDQLK, via the coding sequence TTGAAACCGACCAAAACAAAACAAGTTTATAATCCTTTCCTTCCGCTGAATGAATATATCCCCGACGGAGAACCTCATGTGTTCGGGGATCGAATATATCTATTCGGCTCTCACGATAAAGAAGGCGGGGATGAATACTGTGAGTTGGGCGACTACGTGGGCTATTCCGCGCCTGTGACCGATTTGAGCGACTGGCGCTATGAAGGCGTGATCTATACCGCCAAGCAGGATCCGGGCGCGACGGAGAAGTCGAAGCTGTATGCGCCCGATGTCGTACAGGGCAATGACGGGCGGTACTATCTCTACTATAACTTGTCCGGCGACGTCGGATTTCACAGCCCGATCAGCGTTGCGGTATGCGATACTCCGGCAGGAGCCTATGAATATTACGGCTATGTGCGTAATCCGGACGGCAGCCCGTTCAAGCGCCACATTCTCCATGATCCAGCGTTGATCAACGATAACGGGACGATCCGCTTATATTACGGGTACTCTCTCTCCAGCAAGCTTGCGAAAGCCTCCGGGCACGAGTCGGCGCAGGCGCAGCAGCATGAAGCGCAACCGGCTGCATTTTCGCAGGAAAGCATGGTTTCTGCTCTAATGATGGTTTTCCATAAATCGAGGGAGGAAATCGAAAGCGAACCGGACGGGATTATGGGCGCCAATGTGGTGACGCTCGCCGACGATATGCTAACGGTAACATCCGGTCCTGTCCGAATTATTCCAGGCGAGTTTACAGCGCAGGGAACAAGCTTCGAGGGCCATGCCTTCTATGAGGCAAGTTCGATTCGCAAGATCGGAGAGCTGTACTACTTCATATATTCCTCTCAGCAAAGTCACGAACTTTGCTATGCCGTAAGCAAATACCCTGACCAAGGCTTTACGTACGGGGGAACGATTATCTCCAATGGAGATGTCGGGTATAGCGGTAGGAAAGAGGAAGATCGCTTAAACATGACGGCGAACGATCACGGCAGCATCGAGAACATTAACGGCCAATGGTATGTGTTCCACCACCGGCATACCCACAGCTCCACCTTCAGCCGTCAGGCTTGCGCAGAGCCGATTGAGATCTTGCCGGACGGCAGCATTCCCCAAGTCGAGATGACTTCCTGCGGGCTGAACGGCGGACCGCTAATAGCTAAAGGAGAGTACTCGGCGGTCATTGCGTGCAATGTGGCGAACGGAGCAATGCCGCATATCACGAATCGAAGAATTGACAGCGACATCCCGTTCATTACGCATGGGGAAGGGCAAAGATATATCACCAACGTCAAAGAGAACACGCGCATCGGATTTAAATACTTCGCGTTCGAGGGGCCGACCGTTCTGAAGGTCGTCACCCGCGGCAATGGCAACGGCAGCTTCATAGTGTCTACGGACGAGAAGGATATAGGTGTTATACCGCTCTCGAGCTCCGAAACATGGTGCGACAGTTCGGCGGTTATCGATGTAAGGGGTACTGCAGGGCTGTACTTCACTTATAGCGGCAGCGGGGTGTTCGAATTTATATCGTTCGCATTTGATCAGTTGAAATAG
- a CDS encoding glycoside hydrolase family 2 TIM barrel-domain containing protein, translating into MKRTNFNRDWQVKKQGRRFNFTDSHKKVTLPHDAMLEQERDPKQMNGTKKGYFRNGEWEYFKSFEVPEGAEHVVLEFDGVYNQAMVYINGSFAGHRPYGYSMFRIEADQFIKRGETNEVKVLCRTADDSRWYSGAGIYRDVHLLTSGLIYIAPSSVRITTEDVSNAFAVLSVDTVVRNDSAAASKTVRLITELYDPAGDKVAADNVPMTVFRGQSGKLRQRLIVNHPQLWNTDTPVLYTCRTLLMDGDTVLDENEETFGIRRLSLDPVRGLCINGAPVKLRGACIHHDHGVIGAVSVFRAEERRIEILKAAGFNAIRMSHHPASRTLLEACDRIGMLVMDEAFDSWTLEKSPYDYALSFPEWWESDLQAMVERDYNHPCVVLYSIGNEIPEVGLASGNLWGRALAEKLRELDGTRYITNSSNAAFGLMSAMKRMMSAQMAEKRDLTGDINEVTTRLADIIESVKVQSEIGDTTEESFAYVDVAGYNYLSMRYEMDKALYPNRIIVGSETFPKDIDVNWRLVRDNPHVIGDFTWTGWDYLGEAGIGRITYDGTDPMDFGVYAEYPWLTSRCGDIDLTGERRPASYFREIVFGLRKQPYIAVQRPEHYADVPGTSFWSWSDSVGSWTWPGFEGKPIKIEVYSDADEVELFLNGESCGRMPAGEANGFKAIFDITYQPGIVEAVAFANGIEQGRYSLVSAQGKVYLTAIAERDVVQAGMLDLAYVAIELQDAAGTRYRSADRLVTIEVEGGELLGFGSANPITEQSFTGNEHSTYEGRAVAVIRPTEPGTIRLTARAEGCSDAVTVIEVK; encoded by the coding sequence TTGAAAAGAACTAATTTTAACCGGGATTGGCAGGTCAAGAAACAGGGGAGACGGTTCAACTTTACGGATTCCCATAAGAAGGTGACCTTGCCTCACGATGCTATGTTGGAACAAGAGCGCGATCCCAAGCAGATGAACGGTACGAAGAAAGGGTATTTCCGGAACGGAGAATGGGAGTATTTTAAAAGCTTCGAAGTGCCGGAAGGTGCGGAGCACGTCGTTCTGGAATTCGATGGCGTCTACAACCAGGCGATGGTCTACATTAACGGAAGCTTCGCCGGACATCGGCCTTATGGGTATTCCATGTTTCGAATCGAGGCGGATCAGTTCATCAAACGCGGCGAAACCAACGAAGTGAAGGTGCTCTGCCGGACGGCTGACGACTCCCGATGGTATTCCGGCGCTGGAATCTATCGCGATGTTCACTTGTTGACTTCCGGATTGATATATATCGCTCCAAGCAGTGTCCGTATCACAACAGAGGACGTGTCTAACGCATTCGCCGTTCTTTCCGTCGATACGGTTGTACGCAATGACTCCGCGGCGGCATCCAAGACGGTAAGACTGATTACGGAGTTATACGATCCTGCCGGAGATAAGGTGGCTGCCGACAATGTACCGATGACCGTATTCCGCGGGCAAAGCGGGAAGCTGCGTCAGCGCTTGATTGTAAACCATCCGCAGCTGTGGAACACAGATACTCCTGTCCTCTACACTTGCCGAACCCTTCTGATGGATGGCGATACGGTGCTGGACGAGAACGAGGAGACCTTCGGCATTCGACGACTATCCTTGGACCCGGTACGCGGCCTTTGCATCAACGGAGCGCCCGTGAAGCTGCGCGGCGCCTGCATTCACCACGACCATGGAGTGATCGGCGCCGTTTCAGTATTCAGAGCCGAAGAACGACGGATAGAAATCCTTAAAGCGGCCGGGTTTAACGCGATCCGGATGTCCCACCATCCGGCCAGCCGCACGTTATTGGAAGCTTGCGACCGGATCGGGATGCTGGTTATGGACGAGGCTTTCGATTCATGGACGTTGGAGAAATCTCCGTATGACTACGCGCTCAGTTTCCCGGAATGGTGGGAATCCGACTTGCAGGCGATGGTAGAGAGAGACTATAACCACCCTTGTGTCGTGCTTTACTCGATCGGAAATGAAATCCCTGAGGTGGGGTTGGCCTCCGGAAATCTGTGGGGACGTGCATTGGCGGAGAAGCTACGCGAATTGGACGGGACCCGCTACATTACGAACTCTTCCAATGCCGCATTCGGCCTGATGAGTGCGATGAAACGAATGATGAGCGCACAGATGGCTGAAAAGCGGGATTTGACCGGAGATATCAACGAAGTTACGACCCGTTTGGCCGACATTATTGAGTCCGTGAAGGTCCAGTCGGAGATTGGGGACACGACGGAAGAATCCTTCGCTTATGTGGACGTTGCGGGCTATAACTATTTATCCATGCGTTATGAGATGGATAAGGCATTGTATCCCAATCGGATCATCGTAGGAAGCGAGACGTTCCCGAAAGATATCGATGTGAACTGGCGTCTCGTACGTGATAATCCTCATGTGATCGGCGACTTTACATGGACCGGGTGGGATTATCTCGGCGAGGCCGGCATCGGCAGGATTACGTACGACGGCACGGATCCAATGGACTTCGGCGTGTATGCCGAATATCCATGGCTGACATCCAGATGCGGGGATATCGACCTCACTGGCGAACGGCGTCCGGCATCTTATTTTCGGGAGATTGTGTTTGGATTGCGCAAGCAACCGTATATTGCAGTGCAACGCCCGGAGCACTATGCGGATGTTCCCGGTACTTCCTTCTGGTCCTGGAGCGACAGCGTCGGCAGTTGGACATGGCCGGGGTTTGAAGGAAAGCCGATTAAGATTGAGGTATATTCCGATGCCGATGAAGTTGAGCTGTTCCTGAACGGCGAATCGTGCGGAAGGATGCCGGCAGGGGAAGCGAATGGCTTCAAAGCGATATTCGATATAACATATCAGCCAGGGATCGTGGAAGCGGTTGCCTTCGCCAACGGGATAGAGCAAGGCCGCTATTCCCTTGTGTCGGCACAAGGAAAAGTTTATCTGACCGCGATTGCGGAGCGTGACGTCGTACAGGCGGGAATGCTTGATTTAGCCTATGTTGCTATCGAGCTTCAGGATGCGGCCGGTACCCGTTACAGATCCGCCGATCGGTTGGTTACGATTGAGGTAGAAGGCGGCGAACTGCTTGGCTTCGGTAGCGCAAATCCGATTACGGAACAATCGTTTACTGGGAACGAGCATTCCACGTATGAAGGGCGCGCCGTGGCGGTAATCCGCCCGACGGAGCCGGGAACGATTCGATTGACGGCAAGGGCGGAAGGTTGCAGCGACGCTGTGACGGTAATCGAAGTGAAGTAA
- the uidA gene encoding beta-glucuronidase, with amino-acid sequence MLYPIVTESRNVIDLSGIWNFKLDQGTGFEEEWYRAQLADPIRMAVPASFNDAGVAADIRNHVGWVWYEREFTVPALLHSQRLVLRFGSATHKAKVYVNGELAVEHTGGFTPFEAEINSLVQTGKNRLTVAVNNIVDETTLPMGTYSETEMPGVGKVVKNSPYFDFFNYAGLHRPVKIYTTPKFSYIKDISIVTELDGSTGVVRYETTIEGDAQIKATCVDASGAVVGECRGASGTIRIENVKLWVPLQSYLYQLKVETVQDGQVVDVYEQPFGVRTVEVRDGKFLINNKPFYFKGFGKHEDTPLNGRGLNEAANVMDFRLMRWIGANSFRTAHYPYSEEIMRLADQEGIVVIDETPAVGMHLSFNVTPTQGPKRNTWEVLKTQEIHQQVVREMIARDKNHPCVVMWCIANEPASEEDGAEEYFRPLVELARSLDPQKRPVTIVNMMMATPDKDKVAELVDVLCLNRYYGWYAFGGDFATAKALLRRELGAWVQRCPGKPIMMTEYGADTIAGFHDVDPVMFTEEYQVEYLRANHEVFDELKEFVGEHVWNFADFQTSQGIVRVQGNKKGVFTRERKPKAAAHELRRRWQTIPDFGYKLE; translated from the coding sequence TTGTTATATCCAATCGTTACAGAATCACGCAATGTAATCGATTTGTCCGGGATCTGGAATTTCAAATTGGATCAGGGTACCGGATTTGAAGAGGAGTGGTATCGCGCGCAACTGGCGGATCCGATCCGCATGGCCGTTCCCGCTTCGTTCAATGACGCGGGTGTCGCCGCCGATATTCGTAACCATGTAGGCTGGGTGTGGTACGAGAGAGAATTTACGGTGCCTGCGTTGCTCCACTCCCAACGATTGGTGTTACGCTTCGGTTCGGCCACGCATAAAGCGAAGGTCTATGTGAACGGGGAGCTCGCGGTCGAGCATACCGGCGGATTCACGCCTTTCGAGGCCGAGATCAACTCGCTCGTGCAAACCGGTAAAAACCGCCTTACGGTTGCAGTGAATAATATTGTGGACGAAACGACGCTCCCGATGGGGACTTACAGCGAGACGGAGATGCCCGGCGTTGGCAAGGTTGTCAAAAACAGTCCCTACTTCGACTTCTTCAACTACGCGGGGCTTCATAGACCGGTAAAAATTTACACGACGCCCAAGTTCAGCTATATCAAGGACATAAGCATCGTAACGGAGTTGGACGGTTCGACCGGAGTAGTTCGTTACGAGACAACCATCGAAGGCGATGCACAGATTAAAGCGACATGCGTCGATGCATCGGGGGCGGTCGTCGGAGAGTGCCGAGGGGCGTCCGGTACGATCCGAATCGAAAACGTAAAGCTATGGGTGCCGCTCCAGTCTTATCTCTATCAGCTTAAGGTTGAAACAGTACAAGACGGACAGGTCGTTGACGTGTACGAGCAGCCCTTCGGCGTCCGAACGGTAGAAGTGAGGGACGGTAAATTCTTAATCAACAACAAACCGTTTTATTTCAAGGGCTTCGGAAAGCACGAAGATACCCCGCTCAATGGCAGAGGTCTGAACGAAGCTGCGAACGTGATGGATTTCCGCTTGATGCGGTGGATCGGAGCCAACTCCTTCCGGACGGCGCATTATCCGTATTCGGAAGAAATTATGAGACTCGCCGACCAAGAGGGAATCGTGGTCATTGACGAAACGCCCGCCGTCGGCATGCACCTCAGCTTTAACGTGACGCCGACGCAAGGGCCGAAACGAAACACATGGGAAGTCTTGAAAACCCAAGAGATTCACCAACAAGTTGTGCGGGAGATGATCGCGCGAGATAAAAATCATCCGTGCGTTGTTATGTGGTGCATTGCGAATGAGCCGGCATCGGAGGAAGACGGGGCGGAGGAATACTTCCGTCCGCTGGTGGAGTTGGCCCGATCATTGGATCCGCAGAAACGTCCCGTTACGATCGTCAATATGATGATGGCGACGCCCGACAAGGACAAGGTGGCCGAACTCGTCGATGTCTTGTGTCTAAACCGTTACTACGGCTGGTACGCGTTCGGCGGCGATTTCGCAACCGCCAAGGCGTTGCTGCGTCGAGAGCTTGGCGCATGGGTCCAGCGTTGCCCAGGCAAGCCGATCATGATGACGGAATACGGCGCGGATACGATCGCCGGCTTCCACGATGTGGACCCTGTCATGTTTACAGAAGAATATCAAGTGGAGTATCTTCGGGCGAACCACGAGGTATTCGATGAACTCAAGGAGTTCGTCGGCGAACATGTATGGAATTTTGCGGATTTCCAGACTAGCCAAGGCATCGTGCGGGTACAGGGGAATAAGAAGGGCGTGTTTACGCGGGAACGAAAGCCGAAAGCAGCCGCCCATGAATTGCGTAGAAGATGGCAAACGATTCCGGATTTTGGTTATAAGCTTGAGTAG